From the Streptomyces nodosus genome, the window CCCGGCGGCCATGCCCACGGCCGCGGTCAGCCAGATCGTCGCGGCCGTGGTGAGCCCACGTACGGCGTCCCGCCGGACGAAGATCAGACCGCCGCCGATGAAGCCGATGCCCGACACGATCTGCGCGGCCACCCGGGACGGGTCGAGGGTCACATGGGAACCGAGGACATCGGTGAACCCGTACTTGGACACCAGCATGATCAGCGCGGCGGCGAACCCCACCAGGGCATGGGTGCGCATTCCGGCGCTCTTCTGCCGTACCTCCCGCTCCGCCCCGACCGCGACGGACAGCACCAGCGCCAGACCCAGCTCCCCGATCTGGGTCCAGCCCTGTCCAGTCGGCTCGCCGAAATACGCCAGAATCATCGCAACAGCCTAAGGACCAGGCGCCCGTCCGGGTGGGATCGCACGGCTTGTGTCGCTGATTCCGTAAAGTCCCGAGAAGGCCGGACTGTTTCCCCGGGCTCAGGCCCGGTCCTCGCCTCCGGTCCGGGAGGGCAGGGCCACCGTCACCGTGAGGCCCTTGCCGGGGGCCGTGCACAGGGTCACCTCGCCGTGATGGGCGTCCACCACGCCCTGCACGATGGCCATGCCGAGACCGCTGCCCTCGCCGCCGCCCGCGCGGAAGAAGCGGTCGAAGACACGGGCCGCGTCCTCCTCGGCGAGCCCCGGCCCCTCGTCCGCGACGGACAGCCGCACCACCCCGCCCTCGCGCTCCACCCCCAAGCGCACCGGGGCCTCGGCGGGCGTGTGGACGCGGACGTTCGCCACCAGATTGCCGAGCACCTGCCGCAGCCCGGACTCGTCGGCCCGGACCAGCAGGGCGCCGTCCGCGCACACCGTCACCGGACGCCCCGGCTGCTGGGCCCGCAGATCCGCCGCCGCGTCCCGCACCAGACGGCTCAGATCGACGTTCCTGAACCGGAGTTCGGGCCGCTGGTCGAGCCGGGCCAGGACGAGGAGTTCGTCGACCAGCCGGCCCATGCGGTCCACCTCGGCCGTCATCCGCTCCCACGGCCGCTTCCCCTCCGGCTCCCCGCCGCCCTCCGGCGCGACCCCCAGATCAGGACCGGGCAGCATGCCCTTCTCGTACAGCTGGAGATAGCCGCGGATCGCGGACAGGGGCGTCCGTAGCTCGTGCGAGGCGTCCGCGACGAAATGCCGCAGCTGGGCGGCGCTGCGCTCGCGTGTCCGGTACGCCGACTCCACCTGGTGGAGCATGGAGTTGAGGGCGGTGCGCAGCTGCTCGACCTCCAGCGAGGTCTCTCTGCTGGAGGGCACCCGGCGGGTCAGATCGCCCTCGGCGATGGCCGAGGAGGTCTCCACCATGTCCTCCAGCGGCCGCAGCCGGCGGCCCACATCGACCATGGTCAGCGTGGCGAGCAGCGCCAGCAGCAGGGTCCCGACGGTGAAGTCCAGCCGGAGCGCCTTGGCGACACCGGTGTGCAGCACCCCGGTCGAGCGGGCGATCAGCACATAGGTGCCGTCGGCGAGGCGCGCCCCCGTCACCCGGTACGGGTCGCCG encodes:
- a CDS encoding MgtC/SapB family protein — translated: MILAYFGEPTGQGWTQIGELGLALVLSVAVGAEREVRQKSAGMRTHALVGFAAALIMLVSKYGFTDVLGSHVTLDPSRVAAQIVSGIGFIGGGLIFVRRDAVRGLTTAATIWLTAAVGMAAGAGLWALAIGGVVGHYLVVLALAPLASRLPRSRYAPFRLRLTYLDGRGTLRLVLGECTARGFTVDDLAVEQHDEVHVPRTVSVTMSVEGRGAISELVETLSGIDGVIAVAGDDPDNPAA
- a CDS encoding sensor histidine kinase, which encodes MPRRRGVRSLRAKLTLANVALLALGIVAATAVSVMGMRHYVLGQIDTELAKTRDSLAASHLTLRQLDSLGTLAVVRDRLLPHGDDSPNPDTVFTVVDRHGTPLTVAGLRPTTAQRALAAAVHGPAALAGDRGTRELELRGDPYRVTGARLADGTYVLIARSTGVLHTGVAKALRLDFTVGTLLLALLATLTMVDVGRRLRPLEDMVETSSAIAEGDLTRRVPSSRETSLEVEQLRTALNSMLHQVESAYRTRERSAAQLRHFVADASHELRTPLSAIRGYLQLYEKGMLPGPDLGVAPEGGGEPEGKRPWERMTAEVDRMGRLVDELLVLARLDQRPELRFRNVDLSRLVRDAAADLRAQQPGRPVTVCADGALLVRADESGLRQVLGNLVANVRVHTPAEAPVRLGVEREGGVVRLSVADEGPGLAEEDAARVFDRFFRAGGGEGSGLGMAIVQGVVDAHHGEVTLCTAPGKGLTVTVALPSRTGGEDRA